The sequence CTTCGTATAATTTAGCCTCAGGTATAATTTCCGTTTGATCTATTTCAAACAGCTCGACCAGTGCGTCTGTTACCTGATTAAAAACATCTTGTTTGGTTACGTTTGTCATAATAGTTTCAATAAATTAGCGAGTTTGAGAAGAAATGTAAGAAGCCAGGTTCGCAACTGAAGCAAAATGTTGGCGCGTGTTGTTGTCGTCAGCATCTATGATAATGTTAAATTTTTTCTTAATCGCCAAACCGAGTTCTAATGCATCGATTGAGTCAAGACCCAAACCATCACCGAATAGCGGCGCATCGATTTCAATATCATCAATTCCAATATCTTCCAGATTTAATGCGTCTATAATTAATTGCTTAATTTCTGTATGTAAATTTTCCACTATGACCTGCTTATTATTGATTAAAGGATTAAATCCTCTTATTTTTCAAATAGTACTTCTTCAAAATGTTTGTTTAAATTTCTTGCGGCTGATGCATTGGAATTAGCCTGTTGAAGAAATGGACCAATCGCTATTTTACCTCTCACTTCGACATGAAAAAAGGGCTTAGTTGTAGGAACTTGGTACCATTTTGCATTTTTGGTCAAAAAACTGGGTTTTACAGTGATATGAATGACTCTCATATCTACTTTTGTACGGACGGCAATTTGCGCTGCCCCCTTTGTAGTTTAGATGGTTTACCTGGGATGGTTCTTGTACCCTCGGGAAAGATTAACAGAACATTATCATTTGAGAACTTCTCATTGCACTGTGCAAATAGTTCTTCCGGCTCTTTGTTTGGGATGTAGCCAGCGGCTTGAACTATACGCTTTATGAAGGGGTTGTCCCATATTGCGGCTTTGACTAAACAATCGCATTGCTTTAGTTGAGAAGCAATCAAAACATAATCGATAAGACTAGGGTGATTGGCTACAATTAAGCAGCCTTTATCTTGTTTTAATTTTTCTGCTCCAGTGATTTTATAATCAATAGCTCCAGTAAACTTCATAATCTTACAAAACAGATCAAACGTGATTTGTATAAGGCGTTGAACCCGAGACTCACTGCATTGTTTGTTTTTGGACAACAACTGGATGATAGGAACTAAGATAAAACTTAGAATAAGTCCGCCAATGCCAAAAAGAGCAAAGCAAAAACCAGTACTGAATATACGCCAGCACTGGTCCACTTTTAACCAGATTTGATGTAACAAATTACTCACTTTTATGCCAACCCCATAAGATGCGTTTAGAATAGATATTCCATGAGTGACTGTTGGTTAGCAAATGCTTAAAGCATTCGATTGATTGAGGGAGTAAAGTATCGTTTTTAGTCGTTAGTTGGTTATTATTGTTGCTTTGCCATGTCACGTTAAATGCTGTACCTGCTGAGATGACCAAGCCTACAGCGTATGTTGCAAAGAGCTCGGATTCAAACTCTTTGTATTCATTAGGCAG is a genomic window of Vibrio algarum containing:
- a CDS encoding phosphopantetheine-binding protein, producing the protein MENLHTEIKQLIIDALNLEDIGIDDIEIDAPLFGDGLGLDSIDALELGLAIKKKFNIIIDADDNNTRQHFASVANLASYISSQTR